One genomic segment of Stigmatopora argus isolate UIUO_Sarg chromosome 1, RoL_Sarg_1.0, whole genome shotgun sequence includes these proteins:
- the LOC144072752 gene encoding F-box only protein 6-like, protein MGASLCSTPNPAMSKISVPLEVLEEIFMNLPPEQVVLICRLVCRQWKDIADCQSLWKDRCRREGYRLHDSSKVPKDWRLFFFMCKKRRNLLKNPRAEDEMRDWQILENNGNHWKIEPITMAHPNGSVQKNFVTSFGMCTKCQLIDLVKEGYNASFMDHLQPHIKISDWYAPRTDCGCQYKIHVELLNQKKKPIKIFSPEEIYFEQWNDGKWNQITHVFQNYGPGVRFVRFVHGGQDTQFWAGWYGIRVTDSCVELCPAMET, encoded by the exons ATGGGTGCGTCACTGTGTTCGACTCCAAATCCTGCCATGTCAAAG ATCTCTGTTCCTTTGGAGGTCCTGGAGGAGATCTTCATGAATCTACCCCCTGAGCAGGTGGTCTTGATTTGTCGCTTAGTATGCCGTCAATGGAAAGACATCGCCGATTGCCAATCTTTATGGAAAGACAGATGCAGGCGGGAAGGCTATCGCCTACATGATAGCTCAAAGGTACCCAAAGACTggaggctatttttcttcatgtGCAAGAAGAGACGCAATCTTCTCAAGAATCCACGAGCAGAAG ATGAAATGAGAGATTGGCAGATATTGGAAAACAATGGTAACCATTGGAAAATAGAACCGATCACAATGGCGCATCCAAATGGAAGTGTCCAGAAAAACTTTGTGACATCATTTGG CATGTGCACAAAGTGCCAGCTCATTGATTTGGTGAAGGAAGGTTACAATGCATCATTTATGGATCACTTACAGCCGCACATCAAAATATCAGATTG GTACGCCCCTCGGACAGACTGTGGCTGTCAATACAAGATCCACGTGGAGCTTCTTAATCAAAAGAAGAAGCCAATTAAGATCTTTTCGCCCGAAGAGATCTATTTTGAGCAATGGAATGACGGTAAATGGAATCAG ataacacATGTATTCCAGAACTATGGGCCTGGAGTGAGATTCGTCCGTTTTGTCCATGGAGGCCAGGACACGCAGTTCTGGGCGGGATGGTATGGAATTCGCGTGACGGACAGTTGTGTTGAGCTATGCCCTGCGATGGAAACATAA
- the LOC144072771 gene encoding cell division control protein 42 homolog isoform X2 yields the protein MQTIKCVVVGDGAVGKTCLLISYTTNKFPSEYVPTVFDNYAVTVMIGGEPYTLGLFDTAGQEDYDRLRPLSYPQTDVFLVCFSVVSPSSFENVKEKWVPEITHHCPKTPFLLVGTQIDLRDDPSTVEKLAKNKQKPIAPETAEKLARDLKAVKYVECSALTQKGLKNVFDEAILAALEPPEPKKRRKCLLL from the exons ATGCAGACCATCAAATGTGTGGTGGTTGGCGATGGAGCAGTGGGGAAAACCTGTCTACTGATTTCATACACCACCAACAAATTCCCCTCGGAATACGTGCCGACA GTGTTTGACAACTATGCGGTAACTGTTATGATCGGTGGTGAACCGTACACTCTTGGCTTATTTGATACAGCAG GTCAGGAGGATTACGACCGGTTACGGCCACTAAGCTACCCACAGACTGACGTCTTCTTGGTCTGCTTCTCTGTCGTTTCTCCATCTtcgtttgaaaatgttaaagaaAAA TGGGTTCCAGAAATCACCCACCACTGTCCCAAGACTCCTTTCCTGTTGGTCGGCACTCAAATCGATCTACGCGATGACCCCTCCACCGTTGAAAAGTTGGCCAAGAACAAGCAGAAGCCTATTGCCCCGGAGACGGCCGAGAAGCTCGCTCGGGACCTCAAGGCGGTCAAGTATGTGGAATGCTCGGCCCTCACGCAG AAAGGATTAAAGAATGTGTTTGATGAGGCAATACTGGCTGCCCTGGAGCCCCCTGAACCTAAGAAAAGACGTAAATGTCTTCTGCTCTAA
- the LOC144072771 gene encoding cell division control protein 42 homolog isoform X1, with the protein MQTIKCVVVGDGAVGKTCLLISYTTNKFPSEYVPTVFDNYAVTVMIGGEPYTLGLFDTAGQEDYDRLRPLSYPQTDVFLVCFSVVSPSSFENVKEKWVPEITHHCPKTPFLLVGTQIDLRDDPSTVEKLAKNKQKPIAPETAEKLARDLKAVKYVECSALTQRGLKNVFDEAILAALEPPETQRKRKCCLF; encoded by the exons ATGCAGACCATCAAATGTGTGGTGGTTGGCGATGGAGCAGTGGGGAAAACCTGTCTACTGATTTCATACACCACCAACAAATTCCCCTCGGAATACGTGCCGACA GTGTTTGACAACTATGCGGTAACTGTTATGATCGGTGGTGAACCGTACACTCTTGGCTTATTTGATACAGCAG GTCAGGAGGATTACGACCGGTTACGGCCACTAAGCTACCCACAGACTGACGTCTTCTTGGTCTGCTTCTCTGTCGTTTCTCCATCTtcgtttgaaaatgttaaagaaAAA TGGGTTCCAGAAATCACCCACCACTGTCCCAAGACTCCTTTCCTGTTGGTCGGCACTCAAATCGATCTACGCGATGACCCCTCCACCGTTGAAAAGTTGGCCAAGAACAAGCAGAAGCCTATTGCCCCGGAGACGGCCGAGAAGCTCGCTCGGGACCTCAAGGCGGTCAAGTATGTGGAATGCTCGGCCCTCACGCAG CGAGGACTGAAGAACGTATTTGACGAGGCTATCCTAGCCGCTTTAGAGCCCCCTGAAACtcagagaaagagaaaatgctGTCTGTTCTGA
- the LOC144072763 gene encoding CMRF35-like molecule 1, with protein MRGSLSLFGFYNALLVFILQLPKNSADPFQLKAPSFIRGAYGESLTVPCEYDPKFREYTKYWCRGPIYKLCRIVVKTPKQRYHERWSITDDKEAGKFLITMTSLRKTDADKYWCVIARHGKNIFSGVKLIVSDKVLEDPSETIKLRWWEPLRWIIFLLLVLSLALAHVVVWRLKATRKICHTNVSQRCNTNIYE; from the exons ATGAGAGGCTCTTTGTCGTTGTTTGGCTTCTACAATG CACTGCTTGTCTTCATCCTCCAGCTGCCAAAAAATTCAGCGGATCCGTTTCAGCTGAAGGCTCCTAGTTTTATACGAGGGGCGTATGGAGAATCTTTAACCGTACCTTGTGAGTACGACCCTAAGTTCCGAGAGTACACAAAGTATTGGTGTAGGGGGCCGATATACAAGCTGTGTAGGATTGTGGTGAAAACGCCAAAGCAGCGCTATCATGAACGGTGGTCCATCACTGATGACAAGGAGGCAGGAAAATTCCTCATTACTATGACGTCTCTAAGAAAAACGGATGCGGACAAGTACTGGTGTGTGATTGCCAGACATGGAAAGAATATTTTCTCTGGCGTCAAGCTCATCGTATCTGACAAag TACTAGAAGATCCATCTGAGACAATCAAATTACG ATGGTGGGAACCTCTTCGATggatcatttttcttttacttgtGTTGAGTTTGGCATTGGCACATGTGGTCGTGTGGCGATTAAAGGCTACGCGCAAAATATGCCACACTAATGTCTCTCAACGGTGTAATACTAATATTTATGAGTGA
- the slc60a1b gene encoding major facilitator superfamily domain-containing protein 4B: MFLDDRIVTLFKRNAHHTLTYWSVFFSFGLCIAFLGPTILDLQCQTNSTLSQITWVFFSQQFCLLIGSSVGGVFKRTLFTALSALFVSALVISVIFAIIPFCNNVLVLAIAMAVSGLAMGVIDTIANIQLVTIYQKDSAVFLQALHFFIGFGALVSPLIADPFLSEHGCGNHTGNATEIMHHFRNMLSNSPIAEHNITQSHLPHGAEEEESSVHYAFWIMALINLPVPLAVLFLMYREQLIPCCPSGTPRLLDKDELAMENQQGAEGTEVEQEAQEAGGHGDIFSCCQNDNLHGLPVSFFMIHILGGMVLFMTDGIVGAYAGFVYTYAVAPPMSLPHKTAGYLASIFWAAITAGRLLSIPLSYRFPVMRLLMFNLVGAIITVILLLIFYTSSTFLFVGTCLCGLFLSSIFPCMLAYTEDILDYQGCATSVLVTSAGMGEMVMQVLVGSIIQTEGSYSFLMCGVIIACLGLIVFIGLLFFHRMHRNYLTGTKKKSAMVEEETPQTNGSSKTETTDEMQES, from the exons ATGTTTCTGGACGATCGAATAGTAACTCTATTCAAAAGGAATGCCCACCACACGTTGACTTACTGGAGTGTTTTCTTCAGTTTCGGACTGTGCATCGCCTTTCTGGGACCAACTATCCTGGACTTGCAGTGCCAAACCAACTCCACGCTGAGCCAGATTACGTGGGTGTTCTTCTCCCAGCAATTCTGCTTGTTAATCGGCAGCTCCGTCGGCGGCGTTTTTAAGAGGAC CTTGTTCACCGCTCTATCTGCTTTATTTGTCTCGGCACTCGTCATCTCGGTTATATTTGCCATTATCCCTTTTTGTAACAATGTCCTGGTGCTGGCCATCGCCATGGCCGTGTCCGGTTTGGCCATGGGTGTCATCGACACCATTGCGAATATTCAACTGGTCACCATCTATCAGAAGGACTCGGCTGTTTTCTTGCAG GCGCTCCATTTCTTTATTGGCTTTGGCGCCCTAGTGAGCCCTCTGATTGCAGATCCTTTCCTCTCGGAGCACGGCTGCGGGAATCACACTGGGAACGCGACAGAGATCATGCATCATTTCAGGAACATGCTGAGCAACAGTCCGATTGCCGAGCACAACATCACTCAGAGCCACTTGCCCCATGGGGCAGAAGAAGAGGAGTCCAGCGTGCACTACGCCTTCTGGATCATGGCTCTTATCAAT CTGCCCGTACCCCTGGCAGTCCTATTTTTGATGTATCGTGAGCAGCTGATCCCATGCTGCCCCAGCGGCACACCTCGTCTTCTGGACAAAGACGAACTGGCCATGGAAAACCAGCAAGGAGCCGAGGGCACGGAAGTGGAGCAAGAAGCACAGGAAGCTGGAG GTCACGGTGATATCTTTAGCTGCTGTCAGAATGATAACCTACACGGGCTGCCAGTATCCTTCTTCATGATCCACATCCTCGGTGGGATGGTGCTCTTCATGACTGATGGCATTGTG ggGGCATACGCCGGCTTTGTGTACACGTACGCTGTTGCACCACCGATGTCCCTGCCCCATAAGACAGCAGGCTACTTAGCCAGCATTTTCTGGGCAGCCATCACCGCAGGTCGGCTGCTTTCCATCCCTCTCTCGTACCGTTTCCCAGTTATGCGACTGCTCATGTTCAACTTG GTAGGCGCAATTATCACTGTGATTCTGTTACTGATCTTCTACACCAGCAGCACGTTTTTGTTTGTTGGGACCTGTTTGTGTGGACTTTTTCTCAGCAGCATCTTCCCATGCATGCTTGCCTACACTGAAGACATCCTTGATTACCAGG GTTGTGCTACCTCAGTGTTGGTAACAAGTGCAGGAATGGGAGAGATGGTAATGCAGGTTCTGGTTGGCTCG ATTATCCAGACTGAAGGCAGCTATAGTTTTCTTATGTGTGGAGTGATTATCGCCTGCCTTGGTTTGATCGTTTTTATTGGTCTCCTCTTCTTCCACCGGATGCACAGAAACTACCTCACAG GAACTAAGAAAAAGTCTGCAATGGTGGAGGAAGAAACACCACAGACTAACGGATCTTCAAAAACTGAAACAACAGACGAGATGCAGGAGAGCTGA